CATTGGGTTCCCAATCAGGCTTGAGGCAGGTTGGTCCGCGGAGCGCAACTGAACAGTGGGAGCAGCGCAAAGAACTGGGTGCCATGCGTCGTTGTGATTGGCGGTCTTGGCGCGATATGGGTTTGTTACCGGTTTTCGGGCTCATCGCATTTGGGGGTGTAGTTTGGGTCTGAAGCCTCCGGTTTCCAGTAGTGATCTGGCGATGTAGTTGGTTAGGTTACGGAATCCGAGAGCGGAGCCGCGGAGGTGTTCTAGCCGACCGTTGATGGCTTCGGTTGGCCCGTTTGAGGTGTGGGACCGGTTGAAGTAGGCCAGTATGTCGTTAGCCCGCCTTTTCAGTGTCCGGCCTAGCGTGATGAGTTCACTCAAAATGGCGGGCACGCCGTGACTGAGAGAGTTGATGACGTCACGCATTTGTTGGCGGCCCCTTGCCTGGTTGGGCTCACGGTAAGCGGCGACCATTGATTGGTAGACACCCCAGGTGACTTCAACCTGGAGGTGGTCCTCGTTAGCGAATAGGGCATCGAGCCGCTGCTGCTGCCGGTCGGTCAGCAACCTGACCCCGGTATGCAAGGTCCGTCTGGCTGAATACAACGGGTCACCGGCCCGTCCACGATGCCCATGGAGGTCTTGTTGAACGCGGCGGCGGCACTGATCCAGAGCCTCACCAGCCAGCCGCACCACATGGAATGGGTCCATCACCGCCACAGCGTCGGGCAACTCCTGGCTGGCAGCGGTTTTGAAGCCAGTGAACCCATCCATCGCCACCACCTCGATCTGTTCCCGCCAGTCGGCCGGGCGGTCCTCCAGCCAGGCGGCAAAGACTTGCTTAGAACGACCCTCCACCATGTCCAGTAACCTGGCTGGCCCGACCCGGTCCCTGACCGGCGTCAAATCGATGATCACGGTCACATACTTCTCACCCCAGCGGGTATGCCTCCAGCAATGCTCGTCCACCCCGATCACCTTGACGCCGTCGAACCGGCCCGGATCACCGATCAGCACCCGCCGGCCCTCAGCCAACACCGCGCTATTAGCGGTATGCCACGACACCGCCAAGCCCTCAGCCACCCTGGCCACAGTCAAATGTTGACAGACAATGGCTTCCAAAGCCCACTGCAGTCCACGCCGAGACAACCTGGCCCTGGGTTCAGCTGCCCTGGTGGCGTCCTGCCGCCACACATGCTGGCAAGCCGCACACCGGTAACGACGCACCTGGACCAGCAACACGGTCGGCCGCCAACCCAACGGTTCATGCGCCAGGCGGCGGGTCACCATGTCCCTCGCCAGCCCCTCAGCCCCACACTGGTGGCAGAACCGGTCATCGTCGACCAGGCGGCACCTGATCTCAGCTCGGCTAGCAGTGACACGCTGACTGACAGCCACCAAACCAAGCTCGTCAAGACGGCAAAAAGTAGTCAAGTCAGGATCAGTAAAGGTACCGTGAAACAAGTCGAGGCCTTTCGAACGGACGTATTGAACAACATCCATCCTTGAGAGGCCTCGACCCCCACCCAAGCAGCGACACGCCCACCAACCTCAACCCCGCCCTACACCCTGGTTTACGAAGAGCCCTGAAACTGCCCAAAGTCTGACCGGCTGACTTCCGACCGACTGGGGGACTCGGCATCGGGCAACAACTGTCTGCGGTCACTGGGCCAACTGCCAGGTGAGGTAGCAGCCAACCGATTGTTGGAGGAATGGCGCTGGGCTCGGCCAACGGATTCTACTGACTGATTCAGGGTCGATTTTGGCCGTTGCCGGACTGTTTCCAGCTGCGATCTGGATGAACAGCCAGGTCAGGCGGGGGGCTAGGCAGGCACCTTGGTTTTATTCCCGTTACGGAGATTTCCGCTGCGGGGTGAACCGAAATAACTTCGATGCCGACCGCGCGTTGTTCATGACAGTTGGAGCGGCACAACCAAGACAGAGCATCACGCCTCAGCGCCGAGATCTTGGA
The sequence above is drawn from the Micrococcales bacterium genome and encodes:
- a CDS encoding ISL3 family transposase — protein: MFHGTFTDPDLTTFCRLDELGLVAVSQRVTASRAEIRCRLVDDDRFCHQCGAEGLARDMVTRRLAHEPLGWRPTVLLVQVRRYRCAACQHVWRQDATRAAEPRARLSRRGLQWALEAIVCQHLTVARVAEGLAVSWHTANSAVLAEGRRVLIGDPGRFDGVKVIGVDEHCWRHTRWGEKYVTVIIDLTPVRDRVGPARLLDMVEGRSKQVFAAWLEDRPADWREQIEVVAMDGFTGFKTAASQELPDAVAVMDPFHVVRLAGEALDQCRRRVQQDLHGHRGRAGDPLYSARRTLHTGVRLLTDRQQQRLDALFANEDHLQVEVTWGVYQSMVAAYREPNQARGRQQMRDVINSLSHGVPAILSELITLGRTLKRRANDILAYFNRSHTSNGPTEAINGRLEHLRGSALGFRNLTNYIARSLLETGGFRPKLHPQMR